From the genome of Homalodisca vitripennis isolate AUS2020 chromosome 8, UT_GWSS_2.1, whole genome shotgun sequence, one region includes:
- the LOC124367626 gene encoding piggyBac transposable element-derived protein 1-like, producing the protein MSHCRLRRHNNTTSLLPPDDSEDSLVDDSDEDPDYTPGRDKKNKLALFLNNAASSSDVTDEDEENIPSTSTATKKKIPKKPAPAWNEVNPDNSEKPSPPMLELSNEHVLQSPVDYFKDFFDNDLLTLIATQSNLYSVQKNPNKPLNTSEKEVEQFIGICIYMSIYGLPRSRMYWNGNTRVEKVAHVMSRNRWEELKANLHFNNNDHMPLQNDPNKDRLFKIRPLVDALQNKFKNIPIEEQMLCVDEQIVPFKGTSLLKQYNPMKPHKWGYKLFVLCDSKGLIHNFEIYTGRILPATSLPDIGASSNVVLRLVEHLPRNENKFLIYFDNWYSSPALLVTLANIGFQSLGTIRLGRFPGLLFSSDQEMKKKGRGSYEEKEATIDGVKIRAVKWLDNRGVSLASTFESACPINTVQRFDSKGREQIDVTCPKIVTTYNKFMGGVDLLDGLISYYRINLRSRKFYLRFFFHFVDVSIVNGWLLFRRDCQHNGIAKQGVMDLLAFRCEVAESLCNLGADPIKRGRPSTDRVENEFSKKKKKGPCVNIPIPDVRKDGVGHWPSVVEDRQRCKHPFCKQKSSIMCEKCKVHLCLNKGKNCFVDFHL; encoded by the exons atgTCACATTGTCGACTAAGAAGACATAACAACACAACTTCGCTTTTACCCCCCGATGACAGTGAAGACAGTTTGGTGGATGACTCAGATGAGGATCCAGATTACACCCCTGGCCGTGACAAAAAGAACAAGTTAgccttatttt tgaaCAATGCAGCGAGCTCCAGTGATGTCACAGATGAAGACGAAGAGAACATCCCTTCAACGTCTACAGCcacaaaaaagaagattccaaaaaaaccAGCACCTGCTTGGAATGAAGTGAATCCAGATAACAGTGAGAAACCTTCTCCGCCAATGCTAGAATTAAGTAACGAACATGTACTTCAGTCTCCAGTTGActacttcaaagatttttttgacaATGACCTTTTAACTTTGATTGCTACTCAGTCAAACTTGTATAGTGTCCAAAAAAATCCGAATAAACCCTTGAATACCTCAGAGAAGGAAGTAGAGCAGTTTATAGGCATTTGCATCTACATGAGCATTTATGGTCTACCTAGGAGTAGGATGTATTGGAATGGAAATACACGAGTAGAAAAGGTTGCACATGTTATGTCACGTAACAGATGGGAGGAACTGAAGGCCAACTTGCACTTCAATAACAATGATCACATGCCATTACAGAATGATCCAAACAAAGATAGGCTATTTAAAATCCGCCCACTAGTTGATGctcttcaaaacaaattcaaaaacattcctaTTGAGGAACAAATGCTCTGTGTTGATGAACAGATTGTGCCCTTCAAAGGCACATCTTTACTAAAACAGTACAACCCGATGAAACCCCACAAGTGGGGATACAAACTGTTTGTACTTTGTGACAGCAAGGGTCTGATTCACAATTTTGAGATCTACACTGGTCGCATACTACCTGCTACTTCCCTACCTGACATTGGAGctagttcaaatgttgttttacgacTGGTTGAACACTTGCctcgtaatgaaaacaaattcttaatcTATTTTGATAACTGGTACTCATCACCAGCTCTCTTAGTGACTCTAGCAAATATTGGTTTCCAATCCCTCGGGACCATTCGACTAGGACGATTTCCAGGCTTGTTGTTTTCATctgaccaagaaatgaaaaagaaaggcCGTGGGTCTTATGAGGAAAAAGAGGCAACAATTGATGGGGTAaaaattagggctgtaaaatgGTTAGACAATCGAGGGGTGTCTCTTGCGTCAACTTTTGAGTCTGCTTGCCCTATCAACACTGTGCAACGCTTTGACTCTAAAGGTCGTGAGCAGATTGATGTCACTTGCCCTAAAATCGTTACAACATACAATAAGTTCATGGGGGGAGTGGACCTTCTAGATGGACTTATCAGCTACTACCGAATTAATCTAAGATCTCGGAagttttatttgaggtttttcttCCACTTTGTTGACGTAAGTATTGTCAATGGATGGCTTCTCTTCAGACGAGACTGTCAACATAATGGAATTGCTAAGCAGGGAGTAATGGATTTGCTAGCTTTCCGGTGTGAGGTGGCCGAGTCTCTTTGTAACTTAGGAGCTGACCCAATAAAAAGAGGAAGGCCATCAACAGACAGGGTAGAGAacgaattttcaaagaaaaagaagaaaggtccATGTGTCAATATCCCTATACCAGATGTTAGAAAAGATGGAGTTGGACATTGGCCATCTGTTGTCGAAGATAGGCAGAGATGCAAGCATCCCTTCTGCAAGCAGAAATCATCCATTATGTGTGAAAAGTGTAAAGTTCACCTCTGCCTAAACAAAGGAAAGAACTGTTTTGTGGATTTCCACTTGTAA